TGAAAACACGCTTGAATCCATTTTGAAACAACATTTACCTCCATATGAGGTTATTGTTTCAGATGATGGTTCTTCAGACGAAACCATTCAGAAGTTGAAACATATCCAGCAGAAATTTGAACAAAAAAGTATTTGTTTTAAAATTATAGAAAACGCTCATCGCGGAGCCGGCGCAACACGTAATTCCGGTGTTTTTGCTGCACAAGGAGAATGGATTGCATTTGCGGATGCCGATGATCCATGGAAACCCGAAAAACTGAGTGTTGTCTCACAGGCAATCCAGGCTTCACCTGATACTAATTTCTTTTTGCACTGGATGGAGTATTTACGTTTGAATGGAGAAGTTGTCCTTATACCTAACGGAAATAAATATAATTCCGATCGGCCATTACCCATGCAAATTTATCGTCGTAATTTTTTACCAACACCGGCTGTGGTATGTAAGAAAGATCTGATCGTTCAGGTGGGAGGCTTTGATGAAGATCCTGCTATGATTATGGAAGACTATGATTTATGGCTAAGAATGTCTCCCTTTGTCAGATTGACTGTGATCAAACAAGCCTTGGTTACGGTAGTCGAACGAAGAGATAGCATCAGTGCGAGGCATTATTGGCACCGGTATGTTCCAACCATGAAAGTATTACTTCGGCATTGGGAAAAAGGTGGGTTGGTTCTGCTTGCTTACAGATCATTACGAACAACCATCAATAAACAATGGCATCGTGCCCTGCTCATGAAATTAAGAAAACAGCAGGGACACACTCACTGGAATTCATGAAGGGTGCAATCCGATTCTCAATAAAAACATAGTCCAATTATGCCTTGGGTAATGGCTGCTCCTGCTTGTGATGATAGCGTTTGGCTAAAACTCAAATTTAGTTTGCCACAAAATGGTTTTGGGCCAGTTGGCGGCGATACAATTATTGGATGTCATGAGTGAAATAAATTTAGTGAGGCTCTTCAAATGAACATATTCAAAATAGCCCAAACACATTTTTGGATAGATTGTCTCAAAAGTAATTGGTTGAGCTGGATCATTTTCTATGTTTTTCTATTGCATGTATGGATCGGCCTGGAACATGAGTCTTTCTTGTTTTCAACGCCTCTTTATGTCAATGAAATTCTCAGTTTTTGCGGGGTGTTGACACTGATACAAAACTGGACTGTTTTTTCTGGTCGTAGCGACTTGCTCAGCAAGTCAGTAATGTTTTTAGCAGGCTATGGCCTGCTCTATTCGCTTTATTCTGGTCTTTTTTTGCAAGAAGACTGGTATGGCTTCTTAAGAACCCTGCCAGTATGGTATTCCATCTTTGGATTTTTTCTGGGTTGTAGTTTGTGGAATGTCTATCTTCGATTCAAAGACCGCCTCTCTTCTATGATATCATGGAGTTTGGCACTACTCTCCTTGTTCTCAGGTGTTTCCAGAACCACTCCTGTTTATATTCTAATAGTAAAAAGTCTCAGGTCATATGATGTGAGTATTCTGCTCTTGCTGTATTTAATCAGTGGAGATTCAACCGGTAAAATGGTGTTTTTAAGCTATTTAATATTTATTTTGTTAAGGGCATCGTTTATTCGCTTATTATATCCACCTGCTATATTGATTGTGATCTTGTGTGGTTTCTTGTTTTTGAATTGGAGCTATCATGAATTCAATCGTTTTTATTCTAGTGGAAAAATACATGATACATGGGTCGAGGCTGGAAATTATGGGATTATCTCTGAAAAACTGGGGGTTTCAGATAATAATGCCATATGGCGTCTGATGTTTTGGAGTTATGCATGGGAACATCACATTTCTGAGAATCCAGTGTTTGGAATTGGCTTTGGAACCCCTTTATTTGGCAAAGCTCAGGAAACATGGTTTATCTGGTACACCAATGAAAACAACAAAGATTTGTATTTTCCTTACACATTGGGTGTGCATAATTCTTTCATTTTTTTATTGATTCGTTTGGGGTTAATCGGGTTTGTTCCTCTCCTCTTTATCAATTTCTGGTTGTATCGTGTCTTTATAGAACATCCTCTCTTTCTAAAAAATCGAGAAATTAATGTACTGTTCATTGGATTTATATTCATGACCGTAAATGCGATGTTCAATGTTATCCTGGAATCCCCCCGCTATGCGGGAATCTACTGGGCTATTTTAGGTCTATTGTATCAAAGCATCCAACATTATTACCCCAAAAAAGTATACAAACTGTATCCATCATCCACTTATGTTTCAATCATCTGAACGATCCTTAATTCTGTTTATTTTCCAACTCCCTCCGCCAGTGCATGGCGTTGCGATGGTTAATCAGAGAATTCAGAACAGCGCAATCATTAACGAAACATTTCAATGTGAATATATTAATTTAACTGGCGCAAATTCTATCAATGATATTGACCGGTTTCAACCTGACAAGGTTATCAAGGGATTCCGCGTTTATTGGCAAACCCTAAAAGCACTGGTGTTATCTTCAGTCCACTTGGTCTATATTACCCCCTCGCCTAAAGGTTTTTCATTTTATCGGGACGTTCTTCTAATCCTGATGATTAAAATATTTCGTAAAAAAATTGTGCTTCACCTACATGGGCAGGGAATGATCTCATTTGCCAAACATTGGCAACGATGGTTATGTGAAGTGATATTCAGGAAGACCCACGTTATCCATCTCAGTGACCGATTGTTTGAGGATATCTGTTTTGTCCGCTCCACCTATGTCAGGCATACACTAGCCAATGGTATTCCCGATTATTATAAGGATCATCAATATGATGGCGAGAATAAACTGAGAATTTTATTTTTGGCTGCGCTGATGGAAAGCAAGGGGCCTCTGACCCTATTAAAAGCTGTGAACATTTTAAAGGAAAAGGTTCAGGCAAACCTTGAAATCTGGCTCGTCGGCAATATGTGGAAAGAATCCTTTCAGCAAACGTTGATCGATTATGTTAAGGAACATCAACTTGGACAGGTTGTCCATTTTCTGGGCCCGAAGTTTGACGAAGATAAATGGGCTATTTTTTCAAAAGCTGATCTATATGTTCTTCCAACCGAACAAGAGTGTTTTCCTCTCACTATCCTGGAAGCTATGCAATTTGAACTTCCTGTGATTTCCACCTTTGAAGGAGCCATCCCTGAAATCATAGATGACGGACAAACCGGATTTCTGGTTCCAGCTAAAAATCCTGAAGCATTGGCGAAAAAAATTAGTCTGTTTCTTGAAAATCCCGATCTTTTAAAAACAATGGGGGTGGCTGGGCGAAAGAAATTTCTTGAAAACTACACGCTGGAAAAGTTTGAAACTCGTCTCAGAGATATGCTATCAGAAATCCTTTCATCATGAAACATGCAACTTGTTTCAATCATAAGTGCTCGCACTCCTGAGTTCTGAACCCCAAAAACCAACATCCAAGACCAGATAAACCATTAGAAAACAGTATAAGGTATTCGAACCACAACTTAAAAAAATTACGAACCATAGTGATTTTAAACGTAGAACTCATAAATATTCCAGGATAAGACATTAACCCATTGGAGAACGATCCATGAAACAAATCATGCAAAATTATAAGACTGGAACATTGAGTGTTGAGGACGTTCCCGCGCCAGGAGTGAAAAATGGCCATGTTCTGGTACAGACTCAATTTTCCTTGATAAGTGCGGGGACTGAGAAAACCAAAGTTGATACAGCCAGAATGAATCTGTTGCAAAAAGCCAAAGCACGTCCAGATCAGGTCGAGCAAGTGCTGACCAACCTGCATCAGGAAGGCGTGATTCCAACTGTTAAAAAAGTTTTCAACAAACTCGATACTCCTGTTTCTCTTGGATACAGTTCTATGGGTAAAATACTGGCTGTTGGAGCTGGTGTGGAGCATCTGAAAGTGGGAGATCGTGTGGCTTGCGCTGGTGAAGGATATGCGGCTCACGCGGAGATTGTTTGTACCCCTGCTGCTATGTGTAACCTTGTTCCAGATAATGTTCCCGGAGAACATGCCTCCTTTGGCGCCGTGGGAGCTATTGCATTGCAAGCGGTTCGATTGGCTCAGATTGAACTTGGATATCGGGTTGGTGTGATCGGGTTGGGACTGATTGGGCAATTAGTCAGTCAAATGGCTAAAAACGCGGGTGCTCTGGTTTTGGGAATTGATCTGGATGAAAGTAAGTTTGAACTGGCTAAACTGCACGGCATTCATGCGGTCGCGCATGTGTTGAATGATCCTGTGTCAGAGATTGCTCTCGGTTGTTCACATGGAATTGGCCTGGATGTCGTGATTATTACGGCTTCAGGTAATGAGGAGCAAACCTTACAACTGGCAGGGCAATTATGCCGTGAAAAGGCCAAAGTGGTTCTGTTGGGGGCTGGAGATATTCAGGCGCCCAGAAATGATTACTACCACAAAGAATTGACGGTCGTCGTATCCAGAGCGTTTGGTCCAGGAAGTTACGATCCCGCTTACATACAGGGACATGATTATCCTCCGGGATATTCACGATGGACGGTGAGACGTAACATGGAAACATTTCTGGACTTGATTGGCCTTGGACAAATTTCGCTGGAGGGTATTTTATCTCATCAATTCCCTTTGGAAGAGGCTCCAGCGGTTTATGACATGATTAACCAGCAGACTGAAAAGTTTGTAGGAATTGTTTTTCGTTATGCAGAACAGATTTCCTCAAGCCGTGTTGTTACGAATCCAACATCAGTCAAACGATCTTCTCTGGCAAAAATTAATGTCGGATTCATTGGTGCTGGAAGTTTTGCCCAGAATTATTTGATCCCTTATCTCGGTGGTTTGTCTGCCGTTCATTTGCTGGGAGTTGCTACAGCGACCGGAATTAGCTCAAAAAATACAATGAGAAAGTTTGGATTCCAGTACAGTTCAACAGATGCAAATGAAATCCTGAAAGATACCGAGATCAATACGGTTTTTATTGCGACACGCCATAATTTACATGCTCAATATGTGATTGACGCCCTCAAGGCGGGTAAACATGTTTTTGTGGAAAAACCGCTGGCTGTAAATGAACAGGAACTAATACAAATCGCTGAAGTCCTGAAACATTCATCGTCCCAACTCATGGTTGGCTATAACAGAAGATTTGCGCCATTAGTGCAGAAACTAAAAGATTTTTTTCAACACAGACAATCGCCCTTGGTGATCCAATACCGAGTCAATGCGGGGTCTATCAAAAATGATCACTGGATATTCAGTGAAGAAGGTGGTGGGCGTATTATTGGAGAAATGTGTCATTTTATTGATTTATTTCAGTTTCTGACAGATGCAGTTCCTGTTGAAGTGTCTGCTTATTCATCCAAACCTGTTCACACAGAGTTACCCATTGAATTGGATGATAACGTATCCAGCATCATTCGTTTTAGTGATGGATCAACGGCATCGTTGGTCTATACATCCAAAGGTGACTTATCTTATTCCAGAGAACGCCTGGAAGTTTATAGTGATGGATCCATTGGCGTAATTGATAATTTTAAAAAACTTCAACTGGTTCGCAAAGGGAAAACCCAATCCTCCTCATTGATTTCAAGGGAAATGGGAATTAGACAGGAAATGGAAGCCTATGTGAAACATCTCTCAACTTCCAGTTCACAGTTTCTGATTCCATTTGCAGAGTTATATTACACCACACTTTGTACATTAAAAATAATAGAATCTTTGAAGACCGGGCAATCACAACGATTGGAGATACCCGCAACGCTGACAAATAATGAGGTTTGAATATGGATAATAAAATTGATTTTATGGGATTACATTATGATAACGTGGATCTGGATGAAGCCGTGGCAAAAATGGAACAATACATTCAAGAAGGCACTCCACACATTGTATGTTCCACAGCAGCGGAACTGGTGGTGCGTGCCCAGACCAATCAGCTTCTTAAAGATACTTATGACAAAGCGGACCTGCTAACGCTCGATAGCAAGGTGAATCAATGGAGTGCTGCTTTGCTGG
This genomic interval from SAR324 cluster bacterium contains the following:
- a CDS encoding glycosyltransferase family 2 protein; translated protein: MTKIPSISVVCPTFNSEAYIENTLESILKQHLPPYEVIVSDDGSSDETIQKLKHIQQKFEQKSICFKIIENAHRGAGATRNSGVFAAQGEWIAFADADDPWKPEKLSVVSQAIQASPDTNFFLHWMEYLRLNGEVVLIPNGNKYNSDRPLPMQIYRRNFLPTPAVVCKKDLIVQVGGFDEDPAMIMEDYDLWLRMSPFVRLTVIKQALVTVVERRDSISARHYWHRYVPTMKVLLRHWEKGGLVLLAYRSLRTTINKQWHRALLMKLRKQQGHTHWNS
- a CDS encoding O-antigen ligase family protein, whose translation is MNIFKIAQTHFWIDCLKSNWLSWIIFYVFLLHVWIGLEHESFLFSTPLYVNEILSFCGVLTLIQNWTVFSGRSDLLSKSVMFLAGYGLLYSLYSGLFLQEDWYGFLRTLPVWYSIFGFFLGCSLWNVYLRFKDRLSSMISWSLALLSLFSGVSRTTPVYILIVKSLRSYDVSILLLLYLISGDSTGKMVFLSYLIFILLRASFIRLLYPPAILIVILCGFLFLNWSYHEFNRFYSSGKIHDTWVEAGNYGIISEKLGVSDNNAIWRLMFWSYAWEHHISENPVFGIGFGTPLFGKAQETWFIWYTNENNKDLYFPYTLGVHNSFIFLLIRLGLIGFVPLLFINFWLYRVFIEHPLFLKNREINVLFIGFIFMTVNAMFNVILESPRYAGIYWAILGLLYQSIQHYYPKKVYKLYPSSTYVSII
- a CDS encoding glycosyltransferase family 4 protein, which produces MFQSSERSLILFIFQLPPPVHGVAMVNQRIQNSAIINETFQCEYINLTGANSINDIDRFQPDKVIKGFRVYWQTLKALVLSSVHLVYITPSPKGFSFYRDVLLILMIKIFRKKIVLHLHGQGMISFAKHWQRWLCEVIFRKTHVIHLSDRLFEDICFVRSTYVRHTLANGIPDYYKDHQYDGENKLRILFLAALMESKGPLTLLKAVNILKEKVQANLEIWLVGNMWKESFQQTLIDYVKEHQLGQVVHFLGPKFDEDKWAIFSKADLYVLPTEQECFPLTILEAMQFELPVISTFEGAIPEIIDDGQTGFLVPAKNPEALAKKISLFLENPDLLKTMGVAGRKKFLENYTLEKFETRLRDMLSEILSS
- a CDS encoding bi-domain-containing oxidoreductase, which produces MKQIMQNYKTGTLSVEDVPAPGVKNGHVLVQTQFSLISAGTEKTKVDTARMNLLQKAKARPDQVEQVLTNLHQEGVIPTVKKVFNKLDTPVSLGYSSMGKILAVGAGVEHLKVGDRVACAGEGYAAHAEIVCTPAAMCNLVPDNVPGEHASFGAVGAIALQAVRLAQIELGYRVGVIGLGLIGQLVSQMAKNAGALVLGIDLDESKFELAKLHGIHAVAHVLNDPVSEIALGCSHGIGLDVVIITASGNEEQTLQLAGQLCREKAKVVLLGAGDIQAPRNDYYHKELTVVVSRAFGPGSYDPAYIQGHDYPPGYSRWTVRRNMETFLDLIGLGQISLEGILSHQFPLEEAPAVYDMINQQTEKFVGIVFRYAEQISSSRVVTNPTSVKRSSLAKINVGFIGAGSFAQNYLIPYLGGLSAVHLLGVATATGISSKNTMRKFGFQYSSTDANEILKDTEINTVFIATRHNLHAQYVIDALKAGKHVFVEKPLAVNEQELIQIAEVLKHSSSQLMVGYNRRFAPLVQKLKDFFQHRQSPLVIQYRVNAGSIKNDHWIFSEEGGGRIIGEMCHFIDLFQFLTDAVPVEVSAYSSKPVHTELPIELDDNVSSIIRFSDGSTASLVYTSKGDLSYSRERLEVYSDGSIGVIDNFKKLQLVRKGKTQSSSLISREMGIRQEMEAYVKHLSTSSSQFLIPFAELYYTTLCTLKIIESLKTGQSQRLEIPATLTNNEV